Proteins found in one Brevibacillus brevis genomic segment:
- a CDS encoding J domain-containing protein, translating into MGVWEVLGIEPTEDIQSIKKAYSQKLKVHHPEDDPEGYQRLREAYDYAVKAAKKGAIKETGPSFSDESNIHIWPNPPNTVELTVETIDRPEEIDPVDEFMEQVEEVYSDFSSRISHEQWSKLLNNDIVWNVRLNEIVEVTLLDFLHEHRFLPKRVWESIEYCFRWRELATEDPDDRMELFTEEFYHFYCRQLDEPALRYTFIQHAADLDYDVFLNKRETAYQALKENNLELAGQSLDEAYAMYKDDPDLLRLQGEYFLRMGEKESALAAMEHGIRIYPDDIDWYLIRSRIWYETHQFVEAKDECLYILSRMPANMGALRLLGKCFIQLGELEKAEENYLKILESFPNDIDAITSLAQIRSEMVERAKRMPIFTRRSVIKRLYKKLGKPNFFGSVKLFWMQLPKAGVAFILSFILFLHVLLSDSFINDTGLTPISYLKNRIHPVELSSTEVLNQLDYSDVAQIKLPSVQFLGITEYQLKAQTGAISTRYNSSYSKKRNWARSILPTGWFYVAKLDNSSIVLLVSDANQAVQIQKSNFIDSPGTIVKMPEELPDYVWEVLQITDFGSKYKDSKFVVDKLIVVHNVTNEVPVKAVIYSVLLLVLYAFLLRLFVRTYKTVRF; encoded by the coding sequence ATGGGTGTGTGGGAGGTACTTGGGATTGAACCCACAGAAGATATTCAATCGATTAAAAAAGCCTACTCCCAAAAACTGAAGGTTCACCACCCAGAGGATGATCCGGAAGGCTATCAAAGGCTAAGAGAAGCATATGACTATGCAGTGAAGGCTGCGAAAAAGGGTGCCATCAAAGAAACTGGCCCGTCGTTCAGCGATGAAAGCAACATCCATATCTGGCCCAATCCTCCCAACACGGTCGAGCTAACAGTTGAAACGATAGACCGACCAGAAGAGATTGACCCAGTAGATGAATTCATGGAACAAGTTGAAGAGGTGTATTCTGATTTCTCTTCCCGTATCAGCCATGAACAATGGTCAAAGCTTTTAAATAACGATATTGTCTGGAATGTAAGGCTCAATGAAATAGTAGAAGTAACCTTATTGGATTTCTTGCATGAACATCGGTTTCTTCCTAAAAGAGTTTGGGAATCCATCGAATACTGTTTTCGATGGCGTGAACTAGCAACAGAAGATCCGGATGATCGAATGGAGCTTTTCACCGAAGAGTTTTACCATTTTTATTGTAGACAATTGGATGAACCTGCTCTTCGTTATACCTTTATACAGCATGCAGCCGATTTAGACTACGATGTGTTTCTGAACAAGCGGGAGACGGCATATCAGGCACTTAAGGAAAACAATCTGGAACTGGCAGGTCAATCGCTTGATGAAGCCTATGCGATGTATAAAGATGATCCTGACTTGCTTCGGCTACAGGGTGAATACTTCCTTCGAATGGGTGAAAAGGAGTCTGCTCTTGCTGCAATGGAACACGGAATCCGTATTTATCCAGATGACATCGATTGGTATCTGATTCGATCTCGGATATGGTATGAAACCCATCAATTCGTAGAAGCAAAAGACGAGTGTCTGTACATCCTCTCACGTATGCCTGCCAATATGGGTGCCCTGCGTCTGTTGGGGAAATGCTTCATTCAGCTTGGTGAGTTAGAGAAGGCAGAGGAGAACTACTTGAAGATATTGGAGAGTTTTCCGAATGATATCGATGCCATAACCAGCCTTGCACAAATCCGTTCTGAGATGGTGGAGCGGGCCAAGCGGATGCCCATTTTCACCAGAAGATCAGTCATAAAGAGATTGTATAAAAAGCTTGGGAAGCCAAATTTTTTTGGCAGTGTGAAACTGTTTTGGATGCAGTTGCCCAAAGCAGGTGTCGCATTCATTCTATCCTTCATTCTTTTTCTACATGTTTTGTTATCTGATTCTTTCATCAATGATACCGGATTAACACCTATCTCCTATCTGAAAAATAGGATTCATCCTGTAGAACTATCTTCCACTGAGGTGCTGAATCAACTGGATTATTCTGATGTCGCCCAAATAAAGCTTCCCAGTGTTCAGTTTCTAGGAATAACAGAGTATCAATTAAAAGCCCAAACGGGTGCTATCAGTACTCGATATAATTCTTCCTACAGTAAGAAACGTAATTGGGCTCGAAGCATTCTCCCCACAGGATGGTTTTATGTTGCTAAGCTTGATAACTCATCAATCGTTTTATTGGTCTCAGATGCTAATCAAGCCGTGCAGATACAAAAAAGTAATTTCATTGATTCGCCAGGAACAATCGTGAAAATGCCGGAAGAGTTACCTGACTATGTATGGGAAGTTTTGCAGATTACAGACTTTGGATCCAAATACAAAGATTCCAAATTTGTTGTCGATAAACTAATTGTTGTACATAATGTCACGAATGAAGTTCCTGTTAAAGCAGTGATTTATTCCGTATTGTTACTAGTTCTCTATGCATTTTTGCTTCGACTGTTTGTCAGAACCTACAAAACGGTCCGATTCTAA
- a CDS encoding DUF1266 domain-containing protein, with translation MAPTVLTYNQKGHRLFLRALSSVCFSKSGAYYYALYHENLSRRTCLFLLKEKQITDKTALIDTIKWLISEGKREEFNRLRHFLFTFSESERTAYIQALPEDHQSKSQLILVDYYSRGLPSAGIAAHDYAWCVLLSRAGLKLGYLQKDQAMEYMLSAARLAQQAYSGWSEYIAGFVAGIDFLIPDTSFQTAKENRGFYTKLLASRHSPMRQVDWNVALNSNK, from the coding sequence ATGGCACCCACCGTTCTTACCTATAATCAGAAGGGTCACAGATTATTTCTGCGAGCTCTTTCGTCTGTTTGCTTTAGCAAAAGTGGAGCCTACTATTATGCGTTATATCATGAAAATTTAAGTAGACGAACGTGCCTATTTCTTCTTAAGGAAAAACAGATTACAGATAAGACCGCACTCATTGATACAATAAAATGGCTCATATCGGAAGGGAAGAGGGAAGAATTCAATCGTCTCCGTCATTTCTTATTTACTTTTTCCGAATCAGAACGAACGGCATACATTCAAGCGTTACCCGAGGACCATCAATCGAAATCTCAGTTGATTCTTGTCGATTACTATTCGAGAGGTCTGCCTTCAGCGGGGATTGCTGCTCATGACTATGCTTGGTGCGTCCTTTTATCCAGAGCTGGCTTGAAACTCGGTTACTTGCAAAAGGATCAGGCAATGGAATATATGTTAAGTGCTGCAAGACTGGCACAACAAGCGTATTCCGGATGGAGTGAATATATTGCCGGTTTTGTGGCAGGAATTGATTTTCTAATTCCGGATACGTCTTTCCAAACTGCTAAAGAAAATCGAGGTTTCTACACCAAGCTGCTCGCCTCTAGGCACAGTCCCATGCGTCAAGTTGATTGGAATGTAGCTCTCAACAGTAATAAATGA